Within Equus przewalskii isolate Varuska chromosome 9, EquPr2, whole genome shotgun sequence, the genomic segment CACAGACCAGGGGTCCCCCGGAGTCACCCTGTGAGAAGAAGAGGAAGCTTGAGTGGGAACCTTCTGGATCCAGTGCCCTCATCCCCATCCTAATCATCATGCACAATCTCAGTCAAAATCCAGTCCAACGCCACCAACTCAACTCAGTGTAACCCAAACCAACTCAACCGGAACCCAACTCAACTCAACGCGACTCAGCCAACCCACGTCCAACCCCACCCCATGCCACTCTAACTCAACCCCACATCTTCCCCATTTGAAATTGAACCAGAGCCACGCCCATCTTCACTTCCAATACAACCCACCCCAGTCGTCACGTGTTTGGCATCCCAAACAAAATTTACTCCCATCCCCAATTCAACCCTGACACATTTCCCACCTCACATCAAACCAAACCCGTTCCCCTTCTCCACACCAGCCCGCGCCATCCCAAACCAAGCAACACTCCACACCACGCACACAACCCACCCCTATCACCGTCTCTAACCCCAACTCCAATCTCACGCCCATTCTAACTGCTCTGCTTTCTCCATCCCCAAACCTACCCGTCGGATCTTCTCCGGCCCCAAGCAGGCAAAACGCGACCCCATCCCAACTCCAGCACCTGTTCCCCTCCCCGCTCCGTCTCCCCTCCGGGCATGGCCCCCGGGCTCTGACCTCACAGGAGTTCGTGCCTCCGCCCTCCACGCCCGCACACACCATGGTGTCCATCAAGCACCCCGGGTAGGCCTTGTTGCAAGATGCGGCCGAGATGACGCTGATGTTGGCACAATGCAACGTATCCGGGAGACTCACTGGGGAGGACAGTGGGCTTGGAGCGAACCCGTACATTTTCAGGCCCTTGTCCCCTCCGCCCAAGACGCCTCGGGAACATGGTCCTTAGGGGCCCAGCATCCAGCTCCATCCTTTCACGCACCTTGGGGCACCGAGCTCCCCGTGGTCCTAGGCCCGCCGCCAGACACCAGGCCCCACCCGGACACCAGGCAGGCGTCGCCGGGCTGAGGGCAGCGCGTGGGCAGCGCCACCGGTCGCACTTGCTCGGAGATGAGCGCGGGCCGGATTAGTCGCAGCAACATTACGTCATGGATATGGCCGCGCGCTTCGTAGCCCGGATGTACGATGACGCGAGAAACAGCCCGCAGTTGCTCGGGGCCATCGCGCTTGCGCAGATTGTGCTCGCCCAGACGCACTCTCATGGAGCTGTGCGGGCGAGTGTTTTAGCCGCAAGTGGAGTGAGGAGTAGACAGGAAAAATCAGAGAGCGGGCAACCTGGGGTCCCCTGACCCTTTAGGAATCTGGATATCCGTTCCCCTCTCCCCAAGGCCCTGAAGCCAATAGTTCCAGCCTCTGCTCTTCAGGGACCAAGGTGTCCAGAGTCGTGCACACACCTGGAACTCACTCCCTGGCTCCAGCTCTTTCTTCCTCAGAATCCAAGATCCTCAGCTCCCTAGACCCTTCCCGCCATGCCCCCTCAGGACCCTGAGCCCTGCCTTCATACCGGGTTTGGCAGTGGGCTGCAGACAGCACCCAGCGCGGGGAGATGAGGGAAGCACCACAGTTAAAACGTCCACGATGGAAGAGGGCCGCTTGCCACGGCTGGGAGTGGGGTGCACACTCCTCATCTTCCAGCATCTTGTCACTGTCGTCctgtgaggctgggagaggggggaGAGGAGGATCCCTGAGGACAAAGTACTTTTCCTCGCACCCTGCCctcattacatattttttcacCCATGTCTTCCCCCAGTTTCTTAAGATGTCCCTGCTGTTGATTTTTAAGCACTGCTTTCTTTTAGCTTTTACAGCTGCTGCTTGTTTTCTTTAGAACTGTCCCCCTGCCCTCGGCCCCACTCCCATTTGCTGCAGGActctgggagagagaggaggggagaggaccaGAGGACAAGAAGTCCTCTGTGATTGGGAGTGGAGGCAGGGACAATGGATACAGGTCCAGACAGATGGCCCCTTCAAACAAGTCACTCAAGGTTACTGAGCTGTCACAGACATCAAATGGATGTGGCCATTCCATAGGTATGACACACAGTCTTGGCTCCAGAGTCTGGACAGCTCAGCCAAAAGCAGTGTGTCATACAAGGACACAGATGTGGCCGCACAAGGTCATGGGGAAACAGACAGCCACAACCAGTCTTGCAAACTCAGGAACTGCTATGGACAGTGTTTTACACAGAAACTCACTTGCGTGTTCATGGGTTGCAGCTTCAAGAATCATAGCACAGACGTGCATATGGGGGTATGAACATGGAGAGTTAAGACGTgggcgtgcacacacacagacacgttCACAGATGCAGATTTGGGCATGGAAGCTCAGACCTAAATTTATAGTGTGGGTCTGCATATACCAGGTCACAGACGCATACACTTGTACATGGGGTCTGCACACACAAGGTGGGGTCCTTAATAAAGGTACATGGGGAGAGACACCGATATGCACTCAGGCCCCCTAAGACTTGTTCACAGACATCAGTCTATAATATCTTGGTTAAAAACCTGGAGTGATAAAGTCCCCTGGGCCCAAACATATTATCCGTGAGACTTTGAGCAAActatttgacctctctgtgcttctgtttcctcatctgtaaaatggggttgttgtaagaattgaataggagtctgtgtgtgtgtgtgtgtgtgtgtgtgtgtttctggcacattgtAGCTGCCTAATAAATCTTAGTTATTTTAAACAAAGGAGAATAGACTTGGTTATGCAGACATGCACAGCATATGTGGATGTTCAGGTTGTGGACTCAGATATGGCCAAGTTAGCCAGACACGTGTGCAGACCCAGATGAAGATAACCAAGGTCAAAACTGTAATTCATCCCCAAGCCTCTTTGTGGAGATTCAAAGGTATAACCACCGACACAGAGGCCAACACTGGATGTGGAGCCACTAGATCAGACCCCACAGCGACACCTGGACCCACGGCTGGGCAGTCAAGGTCAAAGACACATAGCTAGAGACACAGGCAGCCAGGACGGGACGTATTTATCCATCTCTAGATCAGCCGCCAAATCAGTCACTTGATGTCCAAGGTCACTCATCCGGTTTCGTGTCTGGGGACCTGGTTCGTACAGGTGTGCAAAATGTGGACACACAGGGCCTTGcacacccaccacacacacacactgacagaATAGCACCATGCACAAGGACATAAACAGGGATGTTTCAAGGTCACAGGACTATGACTCCCTACACTGGGCAATGTAGATATGTCCCCTCAAGGTCACAGCCAGGTACACAGACACCCACACTGGGGCAGGATTTGCACAGCTGGACCAAATGCCCACACTCTGCCCACAAGAGTCAGGAACTGGGCCAGGGGCCCCCGCAAGGCAGGGGGAAGGCGGATGTGGTGGACAAGGGGCTTAACAAGAAAAGGGTGGGGTGTCCTGCGAGGGACAGAGGATGTGGGTTGAAGAGCTGGGCACCGAGGCCGCGCTTGGCCAGTCCAAGCCGGAGGAGGGCGGAGGCCCCAGCTGGGtgcagcaggcaggcaggaggcagggaggagagagcacgGAGAGAGCCCGAGGGGAGGCTGGCGGCAGGCTGAGGGAGATCCGAGGGGCCCCCAGGGACGAGGGTCATGTGAGGGGGGGGTTAATGAAAGTCTACCTTCAACTTCTCCAGGGTACAGGCATCAAGTTACAATTAATTTGTCCACGGGTGGTGGCTGAATGGGGTCTGGAGTTTTCCTGCCACACGGGGTCACCTTGACCTAGTGGCTGCCCCTTTCTgagccacagccccctcccctgtcAATTGAGGCCAGTAGAGCCCACCCATAGAGGATTAGCTGAGCATCCTAGCACTGAGCACTGTGCCTGGTATATACTGAG encodes:
- the KLK15 gene encoding kallikrein-15 isoform X3 is translated as MWLLLTFYFLLTSAASQDDSDKMLEDEECAPHSQPWQAALFHRGRFNCGASLISPRWVLSAAHCQTRSMRVRLGEHNLRKRDGPEQLRAVSRVIVHPGYEARGHIHDVMLLRLIRPALISEQVRPVALPTRCPQPGDACLVSGWGLVSGGGPRTTGSSVPQVSLPDTLHCANISVISAASCNKAYPGCLMDTMGDSGGPLVCGGVLQGIVSWGDVPCDTTTKPGVYTKVCRYLEWIRETMESN
- the KLK15 gene encoding kallikrein-15 isoform X1, whose protein sequence is MWLLLTFYFLLTSAASQDDSDKMLEDEECAPHSQPWQAALFHRGRFNCGASLISPRWVLSAAHCQTRSMRVRLGEHNLRKRDGPEQLRAVSRVIVHPGYEARGHIHDVMLLRLIRPALISEQVRPVALPTRCPQPGDACLVSGWGLVSGGGPRTTGSSVPQVSLPDTLHCANISVISAASCNKAYPGCLMDTMVCAGVEGGGTNSCEGDSGGPLVCGGVLQGIVSWGDVPCDTTTKPGVYTKVCRYLEWIRETMESN
- the KLK15 gene encoding kallikrein-15 isoform X4 — protein: MPLRLQQSPDPSCTMWLLLTFYFLLTSAASQDDSDKMLEDEECAPHSQPWQAALFHRGRFNCGASLISPRWVLSAAHCQTRSMRVRLGEHNLRKRDGPEQLRAVSRVIVHPGYEARGHIHDVMLLRLIRPALISEQVRPVALPTRCPQPGDACLVSGWGLVSGGGPRTTGSSVPQVSLPDTLHCANISVISAASCNKAYPGCLMDTMVCAGVEGGGTNSCEGDSGGPLVCGGVLQGIVSWGDVPCDTTTKPGVYTKVCRYLEWIRETMESN
- the KLK15 gene encoding kallikrein-15 isoform X2, whose product is MPLRLQQSPDPSCTMWLLLTFYFLLTSAASQDDSDKMLEDEECAPHSQPWQAALFHRGRFNCGASLISPRWVLSAAHCQTRSMRVRLGEHNLRKRDGPEQLRAVSRVIVHPGYEARGHIHDVMLLRLIRPALISEQVRPVALPTRCPQPGDACLVSGWGLVSGGGPRTTGSSVPQVSLPDTLHCANISVISAASCNKAYPGCLMDTMGDSGGPLVCGGVLQGIVSWGDVPCDTTTKPGVYTKVCRYLEWIRETMESN